The Caulifigura coniformis genome includes a region encoding these proteins:
- a CDS encoding TolC family protein, producing the protein MRPQPARRVVIVALCVSLQLLYSCKYPAPVKKHFLGDPAPAEYIADSTRIAHAEVFDPGVAVSEYAMEPHRLRGTRVDDVWDLTLTEAVHIALKNSRIIRQSGAFLSPGNPLFSNPDFMPTTLDPAIQETGVLYGQRGVEAALSEFDAQFTTSMTWGTNRTIQNNLFTSGGLQPGDTLDEDTANFSSGLQKRLANGAQVGVVHSWDYSANNTSARLFPSVYTGLLRAEYRQPLLAGGGVEFTRIAGPVSTNIQGVTGVQQGVIISRINNDIAVADFEQSIHDFIRDVETLYWQLSLAYRALDVEERLLTETAQAWTIVENRTRVEGPGGGGVENAEARDLCFETEARLLAARDNMYSTEAQLRRLLGLPISDGRIIRPADEPISAEILPDWANCLRDALARRPEIRRQKWVVKSLSLQLLAADNLTMPRLDLVGGYQLNGFGNNLLGPTNGGAPGQNLGNAYDNLLQGDRDGWNVGVEFSVPVGRRFALAQVRNLELRKAKATMLLEEQEKEISHEVAAAFRALDRTYLTAQNSYNRWITSLERAESLDRQYQADSRRTQLESVLRAKDMQARAEVQYIQSLIEYNTSLLELHYRTGRVLEMNHISLHEGPWQADAYRQANEKYEARQYAKDAYFKSAEPEPVTTSSSPAGN; encoded by the coding sequence GTGCGCCCTCAGCCGGCCCGTCGCGTCGTGATCGTCGCCCTGTGCGTCTCCCTGCAGCTCCTCTATTCCTGCAAGTATCCCGCCCCGGTGAAGAAGCACTTCCTGGGCGACCCGGCTCCCGCCGAGTACATCGCCGATTCCACCAGGATCGCCCACGCCGAAGTCTTCGATCCCGGCGTCGCCGTCTCCGAATATGCGATGGAGCCCCATCGCCTTCGCGGCACGCGCGTCGACGACGTGTGGGACCTCACCCTCACCGAAGCCGTCCACATCGCCCTCAAGAACAGCCGCATTATCCGGCAGAGCGGGGCCTTCCTGTCGCCGGGCAATCCCCTCTTCAGCAATCCTGATTTCATGCCCACCACGCTCGATCCTGCCATCCAGGAGACGGGGGTCCTCTACGGTCAGCGCGGAGTCGAAGCGGCCCTCTCCGAATTCGATGCCCAGTTCACCACCTCGATGACCTGGGGCACGAACCGCACGATCCAGAACAACCTGTTCACCTCGGGAGGCCTGCAGCCGGGCGACACGCTTGATGAAGACACCGCCAACTTCAGCTCAGGCCTCCAGAAACGGCTGGCCAACGGCGCTCAGGTCGGCGTGGTCCATTCGTGGGACTATAGCGCCAACAACACCTCCGCCCGCCTGTTCCCCTCCGTCTACACAGGTCTCCTCCGCGCCGAGTATCGCCAGCCCCTGCTGGCCGGCGGGGGAGTGGAGTTCACCCGCATCGCCGGCCCCGTCTCCACCAACATCCAGGGCGTCACGGGTGTCCAGCAGGGCGTCATCATCTCGCGAATCAATAACGACATCGCCGTCGCCGACTTCGAGCAGTCGATCCACGACTTCATCCGCGACGTCGAGACTCTCTACTGGCAGCTCAGCCTCGCCTACCGTGCGCTCGATGTCGAAGAACGGCTCCTCACGGAAACCGCACAGGCCTGGACGATCGTGGAGAACCGCACCAGGGTCGAAGGCCCCGGAGGCGGCGGCGTCGAAAACGCCGAAGCCCGCGACCTCTGCTTCGAAACCGAGGCCCGACTGCTCGCCGCTCGCGACAACATGTATTCCACCGAAGCCCAGCTTCGCCGACTGCTCGGTCTCCCCATCAGCGACGGCCGCATCATCCGGCCGGCCGATGAACCGATCTCGGCCGAAATCCTCCCCGACTGGGCCAACTGCCTCCGCGACGCTCTCGCTCGCCGGCCCGAAATCCGGCGGCAGAAATGGGTCGTGAAAAGCCTGTCGCTCCAGCTCCTCGCCGCCGACAACCTCACCATGCCGCGGCTTGATCTCGTCGGCGGCTATCAGCTCAACGGATTCGGAAACAACCTGCTCGGTCCCACCAATGGCGGTGCGCCGGGTCAGAATCTCGGCAACGCCTACGACAACCTGCTCCAGGGCGATCGCGACGGCTGGAATGTCGGCGTCGAGTTCTCCGTCCCCGTCGGTCGGCGATTCGCCCTCGCCCAGGTCCGCAACCTGGAACTCCGGAAAGCCAAGGCGACGATGCTCCTGGAAGAGCAGGAGAAGGAAATCTCGCACGAGGTCGCCGCGGCCTTCCGCGCCCTCGACCGCACGTACCTCACCGCCCAGAACTCGTACAACCGCTGGATCACCTCCCTCGAACGGGCCGAGTCGCTCGACCGGCAGTACCAGGCCGATTCCCGCCGCACGCAGCTCGAATCGGTCCTCCGCGCCAAGGACATGCAGGCCCGCGCCGAAGTCCAGTACATCCAGTCGCTCATCGAATACAACACCTCGCTCCTCGAACTGCACTATCGCACCGGCCGCGTGCTGGAAATGAACCACATTTCCCTCCACGAAGGCCCGTGGCAGGCCGATGCCTATCGGCAGGCGAATGAGAAGTACGAAGCGCGGCAGTACGCGAAGGACGCCTACTTCAAGTCGGCCGAGCCCGAGCCAGTGACCACGTCATCGTCTCCCGCAGGGAATTGA
- a CDS encoding C-terminal binding protein, whose protein sequence is MMADERKVLITDAPWGDVAIESAILKPHGVSVIAAPNGRESTLAEQASDVDAIATCWAKVTSAVINAAARCRHIARMGIGLDNIDVASATARGMLVTNVPDYCVEEVADHAMALLLASVRNVGFFHHRIKTGEYDLKAGAPMHRLSGRTLGLIGFGKTARAVFQRAKGFGLRVIAASASGNDYGTGCRMVSLDELLAESDLISIHAPLTPETRHLVNRGTLARCRRGVFLVNTSRGGLIDQSALQEALESGQVAGAGLDVFDPEPPDVSQPLLRNERVIATPHAAFVSEESLVELRERVARQIADVLEGRTPPHVVNGLRVGDGP, encoded by the coding sequence ATGATGGCCGATGAACGGAAAGTGTTGATCACCGACGCCCCGTGGGGAGACGTCGCGATCGAAAGCGCGATCCTGAAACCGCATGGCGTGAGCGTGATCGCGGCGCCGAACGGCAGGGAGTCGACGTTGGCGGAACAGGCGAGCGACGTCGACGCGATCGCGACGTGCTGGGCGAAAGTGACATCGGCCGTCATCAATGCGGCCGCGCGTTGCCGCCATATCGCCCGCATGGGGATCGGCCTCGATAATATCGACGTCGCCAGCGCGACCGCGCGGGGCATGCTGGTGACGAACGTGCCTGACTACTGCGTCGAGGAAGTGGCCGATCATGCGATGGCACTGCTCCTTGCGAGCGTGCGCAACGTCGGCTTCTTTCATCACCGGATCAAGACGGGGGAGTATGACCTGAAGGCCGGCGCGCCGATGCACCGTCTCTCGGGCAGGACGCTGGGGCTGATCGGTTTCGGCAAGACGGCGCGAGCGGTTTTTCAGCGGGCGAAGGGGTTCGGGCTGCGGGTGATTGCCGCGTCGGCGAGCGGGAACGACTACGGAACGGGCTGCCGGATGGTTTCGCTCGATGAATTGCTCGCGGAGAGCGACCTGATTTCGATTCACGCCCCGCTGACGCCGGAGACGCGGCACCTCGTGAACCGGGGGACGCTGGCGCGATGCCGGAGAGGGGTCTTTCTCGTCAATACGTCGCGCGGGGGGCTGATCGACCAATCCGCCCTGCAGGAGGCCCTTGAATCGGGCCAGGTGGCCGGTGCGGGACTGGATGTCTTCGACCCTGAGCCACCGGACGTGAGCCAGCCGCTGCTGCGGAACGAGCGCGTGATCGCGACTCCTCATGCGGCGTTTGTTTCGGAGGAATCGCTTGTCGAGCTTCGGGAACGGGTGGCGCGGCAGATTGCGGATGTGCTCGAAGGAAGAACTCCGCCGCACGTGGTGAATGGCCTTCGCGTCGGCGACGGACCGTGA
- a CDS encoding M28 family peptidase, with the protein MTFADGFSGRACRLVLALAIAACTPLLVVAEDASAIGRLKQDLQTIASDEYEGRGIGTHGLDLAADYVRREFAAAGLEMNAVDDGAFQTFEVLDKVELGSPNELVLTGPDGARKIQTLDTDFRPMSISGSGETAAPLVFAGYGIESKDPPYDDFEGLDVKGKTVVMLRRTPQQDRHDGLFGGPHSRSARVAALKTKLSNAQRRGAAAVVLVNDGYTGESARADLQEKLGKAKDAIVAAAEPFASESDSSQTTERKTLTDAMTHLKRLNEQIAAHDSDPLDKFGSNGTPSTGAIPVLQVKRAVIDGVVFATLGKRLADIEKQIDETGKPASAPLTNWTAEITASVDMKMASVKNVIGVSPGKGSLANETVVVGAHYDHLGYGGDGSLQVGSRDIHNGADDNASGTVSLLELARRVKRLDSPSRRRIVFIAFTGEERGLLGSAAYVRTPAFPLESTVAMINLDMVGRLKDDKLTVFGTDTSKEWNSVIDKAAGEYSLQIIKKPEGFGPSDHSSFYAKQIPVLHLFTGTHMEYHRPNDDWPLINYEGMERVVRFTEQLIDWAATSTARPTYVQVAGRAALERTGSRPYFGSVPDFGTAEKGYAISGVSAGSPAEKGGLKGGDLIVKLGDEMITGLEDFDLVLRKFSAGQQIDVVVKRGGMELTLKVTLAASRE; encoded by the coding sequence ATGACCTTCGCAGATGGGTTTTCCGGCCGGGCATGCCGCCTGGTCCTTGCTTTGGCGATTGCGGCCTGCACGCCCCTTTTGGTGGTGGCCGAGGATGCATCGGCCATCGGGCGACTGAAACAGGACCTTCAGACGATCGCCTCCGACGAATACGAAGGGCGCGGAATCGGAACGCACGGTCTCGATCTGGCGGCCGACTATGTGCGTCGTGAATTCGCCGCGGCGGGGCTGGAAATGAACGCGGTCGACGACGGCGCGTTCCAGACGTTCGAAGTGCTCGACAAGGTGGAACTGGGAAGTCCCAACGAACTCGTGCTGACGGGCCCGGACGGCGCGAGAAAGATCCAGACGCTGGATACCGATTTCCGGCCGATGTCGATCAGCGGCTCCGGTGAGACCGCTGCCCCGCTGGTGTTCGCGGGATATGGAATCGAGTCGAAGGATCCGCCATACGACGACTTCGAGGGACTCGACGTGAAGGGGAAGACGGTCGTCATGCTGAGGCGGACGCCGCAGCAGGACCGGCATGACGGCTTGTTCGGCGGGCCGCATTCGCGCTCGGCGCGCGTCGCCGCGTTGAAGACCAAGCTGAGCAATGCCCAGCGGCGAGGCGCGGCCGCGGTCGTGCTGGTGAACGACGGATATACGGGGGAGTCCGCACGGGCCGATCTGCAGGAGAAACTCGGCAAGGCCAAGGATGCGATCGTGGCGGCGGCCGAGCCGTTCGCCAGCGAAAGCGACAGTTCACAGACGACCGAACGAAAGACCCTGACGGACGCCATGACGCACCTGAAGCGGCTGAATGAGCAGATCGCGGCTCATGACAGCGATCCGCTCGACAAGTTTGGAAGCAATGGCACTCCTTCGACGGGAGCGATCCCGGTCCTGCAGGTGAAGCGGGCGGTGATCGATGGTGTGGTGTTTGCGACGCTCGGGAAGCGCCTGGCGGACATCGAAAAGCAGATCGATGAGACGGGGAAGCCGGCGAGCGCTCCGCTCACGAACTGGACTGCGGAGATCACCGCCAGCGTCGACATGAAGATGGCGTCGGTGAAGAACGTCATCGGCGTGTCGCCGGGCAAGGGATCGCTGGCGAACGAGACGGTGGTCGTCGGCGCCCACTATGACCACCTGGGATATGGCGGAGACGGATCGCTGCAGGTCGGATCGCGGGACATTCACAACGGGGCTGACGACAACGCCTCCGGAACGGTATCGCTGCTGGAACTGGCGAGGCGGGTCAAACGCCTGGACTCCCCTTCCCGCCGGCGGATCGTATTCATTGCTTTCACCGGCGAAGAGCGCGGCCTGCTGGGATCGGCAGCGTACGTCCGAACCCCTGCTTTTCCGCTGGAGTCGACGGTTGCGATGATCAACCTCGACATGGTCGGTCGGCTGAAGGACGACAAACTGACGGTGTTCGGGACCGACACGTCGAAGGAGTGGAATTCCGTGATCGACAAGGCGGCCGGCGAGTACTCGCTGCAGATCATCAAGAAGCCCGAGGGCTTCGGCCCGAGCGATCACTCTTCGTTCTATGCGAAACAGATTCCGGTGCTGCACCTGTTTACGGGAACGCACATGGAGTACCACCGGCCGAATGACGACTGGCCGTTGATCAACTACGAAGGAATGGAACGCGTCGTGCGATTCACGGAGCAGTTGATCGATTGGGCGGCCACGTCCACGGCCCGTCCGACGTACGTGCAGGTGGCCGGGCGCGCGGCGCTTGAACGCACCGGAAGCCGTCCCTATTTCGGCAGCGTTCCCGACTTTGGAACTGCTGAAAAGGGCTACGCGATCAGCGGCGTGAGTGCTGGCAGCCCTGCAGAAAAGGGGGGGCTGAAAGGGGGAGACCTGATCGTCAAGCTGGGGGACGAGATGATCACCGGGCTGGAAGACTTCGACCTGGTGCTACGGAAGTTCTCCGCGGGTCAGCAGATTGACGTCGTCGTGAAACGCGGCGGGATGGAACTCACATTGAAGGTGACGCTCGCCGCCTCCCGTGAGTAG
- a CDS encoding sensor histidine kinase: MFSINAASIPEGLAQRLPAEAITIRIRWFGLAVGYVFVNVLASPPHQAQLNAILALGAIYAVLDTFWGARGKAFLGEAPLFISLMEAGFIGTLCWFDKGIDSPFRFYYFLSLLVCAIRYAPAITYTTCLFHAVSYSVLAYYHAQTQGDELNSFLLMLVFMGWATWASISLTGLLKDAGGRLSELNRELQQNQTELEERIAQRSRQLQESQAMLVQQEKQAAFGLLAAGIAHEVGNPLAAISSIVQLMNRKKLEPEMHERLGLIDEQLRRIQGILRELVDFSRPVVKAPGLCDVHAVIQSALDVAKYYKRMKGKTVVTNFDASPAQVRVVRDRLQQVFLNLILNALDATEEGGELQIATRSSEGSVQVDVVDNGSGIPAIMQEKLFEAYVTTKETGTGLGLFVCRSLMQEARGRITLVESGPGRTVFRVEIPVA, translated from the coding sequence ATGTTCTCAATCAACGCCGCTTCCATCCCCGAAGGTCTCGCCCAGCGGCTTCCGGCCGAGGCGATCACGATTCGAATCCGGTGGTTCGGATTGGCGGTAGGGTATGTCTTCGTCAACGTCCTCGCGAGTCCTCCCCACCAGGCGCAGCTCAACGCGATCCTCGCCCTCGGCGCCATTTACGCCGTCCTCGACACCTTCTGGGGCGCTCGCGGCAAAGCGTTCCTCGGCGAGGCGCCACTCTTCATTTCGCTGATGGAAGCCGGCTTCATCGGAACCCTCTGCTGGTTCGACAAGGGGATCGACAGTCCCTTCCGCTTCTACTACTTCCTCTCGCTCCTCGTCTGCGCGATCCGGTACGCGCCGGCAATCACCTATACAACCTGCCTCTTCCATGCCGTCAGCTACAGCGTGCTGGCCTACTACCACGCGCAGACGCAGGGAGACGAACTCAACTCCTTTCTGCTGATGCTCGTTTTCATGGGCTGGGCGACATGGGCCAGCATCTCGCTCACGGGGCTGCTCAAGGATGCCGGCGGACGCCTCTCGGAATTGAACCGCGAGCTCCAGCAGAACCAGACCGAACTTGAAGAACGCATCGCCCAGCGATCGCGGCAGCTGCAGGAATCGCAGGCCATGCTCGTGCAGCAGGAAAAACAGGCGGCGTTCGGTCTGCTCGCCGCCGGAATCGCCCACGAAGTCGGCAATCCGCTGGCCGCCATCAGCTCCATCGTCCAGTTGATGAACCGCAAGAAGCTCGAGCCCGAAATGCACGAGCGGCTGGGCCTCATCGATGAACAGCTGCGGCGGATCCAGGGAATTCTTCGGGAACTCGTCGACTTCTCGCGTCCCGTCGTCAAGGCCCCCGGTCTGTGCGACGTCCATGCGGTCATCCAGTCCGCGCTCGACGTCGCCAAGTACTACAAGCGCATGAAGGGCAAAACCGTTGTCACGAATTTCGACGCCTCCCCCGCCCAGGTCCGCGTCGTCCGCGACCGTCTTCAGCAGGTCTTCCTGAACCTGATCCTCAACGCGCTCGACGCGACGGAGGAGGGGGGCGAGCTGCAGATCGCGACTCGTTCGTCCGAGGGCTCGGTCCAGGTCGATGTCGTCGACAACGGATCGGGCATCCCTGCGATCATGCAGGAGAAGCTCTTCGAGGCTTATGTCACCACCAAGGAAACGGGCACGGGCCTCGGCCTGTTCGTCTGCCGCAGCCTGATGCAGGAGGCGCGTGGGCGGATCACCCTGGTCGAGTCCGGGCCGGGCCGCACGGTATTCCGCGTCGAAATCCCCGTCGCCTGA
- a CDS encoding rhomboid family intramembrane serine protease — MRRLGLLTSKAAADQFAHHLESLGLEARRDQTAAGTEFWLYDEDRVEEIRKVLERYERGEFVPIDIPPPAPTPEVAAPRTTTPTAPRRPSRLATFSPEPWTVLICVLSIAATLLTGFFHVPTQFSRALAIIPLNVSAEGASWSPADDNPLLWVSRGEVWRLFTPALIHGHILHIIFNLQWFYVCASVVERIRGTWRLAGLTILSAGASNLAQYAWAGPMFCGLSGVGYALYGYVWMKSLLQPETRFHVPRSLHIMFWVWTLICFSGLLPIANGAHATGLAVGILYGLVTFL; from the coding sequence ATGCGTCGTCTCGGTCTCCTGACAAGCAAAGCCGCTGCAGATCAGTTTGCACACCACCTCGAGTCTCTGGGCCTCGAGGCCCGCCGCGACCAGACGGCCGCCGGAACGGAATTCTGGCTGTACGACGAAGATCGAGTCGAAGAGATCCGGAAGGTTCTCGAGCGCTATGAGCGCGGCGAGTTCGTCCCGATCGACATCCCGCCGCCGGCCCCCACTCCTGAGGTCGCCGCACCGCGGACCACGACGCCGACCGCGCCGCGTCGCCCTTCGCGGCTCGCAACATTTTCGCCCGAGCCCTGGACAGTCCTCATCTGTGTCCTGTCCATCGCGGCCACCCTACTGACCGGCTTCTTCCACGTCCCCACGCAGTTCTCCCGAGCACTCGCGATCATTCCGCTCAACGTCAGCGCCGAAGGAGCCTCATGGTCGCCGGCCGACGACAACCCGCTCCTCTGGGTCTCCCGTGGAGAAGTCTGGCGTCTGTTCACGCCCGCGCTGATTCACGGCCACATCCTGCACATCATCTTCAACCTGCAATGGTTCTACGTCTGCGCGAGCGTCGTCGAGCGCATCCGGGGAACATGGCGGCTCGCCGGGCTGACGATCCTCAGCGCCGGCGCATCCAATCTCGCCCAGTACGCCTGGGCCGGCCCCATGTTCTGTGGCCTCTCCGGCGTGGGCTACGCCCTCTACGGCTATGTCTGGATGAAATCGCTTCTCCAGCCCGAAACCCGTTTTCACGTCCCCCGGTCACTCCACATCATGTTCTGGGTCTGGACTCTGATCTGTTTTTCCGGGCTGCTTCCCATCGCCAATGGCGCGCACGCGACCGGGCTCGCCGTCGGCATCCTGTACGGTCTTGTCACGTTCCTGTGA
- the thrC gene encoding threonine synthase, with product MPALSDIAFQTSISPDCAETFDVSQVLSTCPTSHDLLDVEYDWNRVPVPASLNEFEKRWANRHNPLDFSGVWRFRELFPFAPDDQIVTIGEGQTILQQSDAIGKYVGLKHGLLHLQYEGLNPSGSFKDNGMTAASTHARMVGAKVAACASTGNTSASLAIYAGVSGLFKVLVFVGSGKIAYGKLSQALDYGAMTLQIKGDFDDALKQVRDVCQQAGIYLCNSVNPFRLEGQKSIIFRILEGLRWEVPDWIVVPGGNLGNASAFGKALIELKHLGLISELPRLAVINAAGANTLYELYDRRGLRWNGGRPDQTLMDAFYTDMDARNRRANTLASAIEINRPVNLKKCLRALDACQGVVREIADGDILDAKAIIGAGGFGCEPASAASVAGAKLLRQQGVIGASDRVVCILTGHQLKDPDATVGYHAVEESPKLVEKGVTRRVFQNSPVVVENDFDRIMEVVRRMSS from the coding sequence ATGCCAGCGCTTTCCGACATCGCTTTCCAGACCAGCATCTCGCCTGATTGCGCCGAAACCTTCGACGTTTCGCAGGTTCTGTCGACCTGTCCCACCTCCCACGATCTCCTCGACGTGGAGTACGACTGGAACCGCGTCCCCGTTCCGGCCTCGCTCAACGAATTCGAAAAACGCTGGGCCAACCGCCACAACCCCCTCGATTTCAGCGGGGTCTGGCGCTTCCGCGAACTCTTCCCGTTCGCCCCTGACGACCAGATCGTCACCATCGGGGAAGGGCAGACGATCCTCCAGCAGTCGGATGCGATCGGAAAGTATGTCGGCCTGAAGCACGGCCTGCTCCACCTCCAGTACGAGGGGCTCAACCCGTCCGGCAGCTTCAAAGACAACGGCATGACCGCCGCGTCCACGCACGCCCGGATGGTCGGAGCGAAGGTCGCCGCCTGTGCCTCCACTGGAAACACCAGCGCCTCGCTGGCGATCTATGCCGGCGTTTCCGGGCTGTTCAAGGTCCTCGTCTTCGTCGGCAGCGGCAAGATCGCCTACGGCAAGCTCTCCCAGGCCCTCGACTACGGGGCCATGACGCTCCAGATCAAGGGAGACTTTGACGATGCGCTGAAACAGGTGCGTGACGTCTGCCAGCAGGCCGGCATCTACCTTTGCAACAGCGTGAACCCGTTCCGCCTCGAAGGGCAGAAGTCAATCATCTTCCGCATTCTGGAAGGCCTCCGCTGGGAAGTGCCGGACTGGATCGTGGTCCCCGGCGGCAACCTCGGAAACGCCAGCGCCTTCGGCAAGGCCCTCATCGAGCTCAAGCACCTCGGGCTCATCAGCGAGCTCCCGCGGCTCGCCGTCATCAACGCCGCCGGCGCAAATACGCTCTACGAGCTCTACGACCGTCGCGGGCTCCGCTGGAACGGTGGCCGGCCCGACCAGACTCTGATGGATGCCTTCTACACCGATATGGACGCCCGGAACCGCCGGGCCAATACACTCGCCAGCGCGATCGAGATCAACCGGCCGGTGAACCTGAAGAAATGCCTGCGGGCCCTCGATGCCTGCCAGGGAGTCGTCCGTGAAATCGCCGACGGGGACATCCTCGATGCCAAGGCGATCATCGGCGCGGGCGGCTTTGGCTGCGAGCCGGCGAGCGCCGCCAGCGTCGCCGGGGCGAAGCTCCTTCGCCAGCAGGGAGTGATCGGCGCCAGCGACCGCGTCGTCTGCATTCTCACCGGGCATCAGCTCAAGGACCCGGATGCCACCGTCGGCTACCACGCCGTCGAAGAGTCGCCGAAGCTGGTGGAGAAGGGGGTCACCCGCCGAGTCTTCCAGAACTCTCCGGTTGTCGTCGAAAACGACTTCGACCGCATCATGGAAGTCGTCCGTCGGATGTCATCCTGA